In the Endozoicomonas sp. SCSIO W0465 genome, TCTGACCAACAACTTCTATGTTCATTTCCAGAGCTGGCTTTATCAGTGTCCAGTTCATATACCAGCAATCGGTTAGCAGGCGTAGCACTCGATCCTTCACTTCATTGCGTACCACCCTGAGCATGGCCACGGCAATTTTCAGTTTGCTGGTGTTACCTGAAGCTGGTGTCGGAAATGAGATCACCGGTATGGCGGTAAATACTTCATCTGCAGCCCGCTCAAATATGATGGCCAGGGAAACCCAACACTGCCCCCAGATGTACGTCGGCCGATTGCGTTTCTTGCTGTGTTGATGATGTGTACGACAAGCAGGGGCTTTGTCGGAAAACCGTTCGATTACCCAGTCATCAAGCCCCAGGACCACAGGTTGATTCTCAGGAGCTTTGGAGCAGACCAGACGGATCAAGTGGCGTGCCAAGTTCTTCCATTGCCACTTGCCCTGAGATAGCCAGTGGTGGTAGCTGCTCCACACACAATGAAAATCAATTGTTAACAACGCCTGTGTAACAAAGCCGTCGGCTGAAAGCATGCAACCGAACAGCAGTTCGCAGAACGTTGGTACTGCAGTTGATGATAGCGCTCCAGCAAGAAAGGTTGTATATGAAGCGAGCTCCCTGAGGATTACTTGATGATCTGAAGTGAGCATGGCAACCATCTCGAATTTCGTCATTGGGGATGGTTGCTTTTAGCAGATTATGCGCCGGAACTATTGTGCTCTTAAAACTCTAAAGTCGAGTAAGATAGTATGCACTCAAAAAGCCGTACTTGATCCACACGACAACCATTGCGCAGCACTCTCGATTTTCTGAGCCAATCTCGGGAATGTTCCGCTACCTGTAAGCCTATCTGTTAAATAGTGCCAGAATGAAAGCCCATATTGTCGACAGGTTTTCTTGAGGCTTGCAAAGGTGTCTCTGCTCCGTCGGCCGCTCTCACTTTTGGTGCCACCACTGATTTTACGCCGTTTGACGTGTTCTCTTATCTGGCTTTCGCTGAGGTTGTTATGAAGAGGCAGTACCGGGTTATCCAGAACCATCAACAATTCCTGTTCAATTACAGCAAGACCTGCCAGCGCTTTCTGTAGACCTGCGTATTCTGGCGAACATGAACGCTCATTCTGGTGTATCGTGAACACCTTCACTCCCTTAAGCATCGCCTCCTTTAATTTCTAGCTTTAGTGTTCACGGTCCGCCAGTTTTGCTTTCGTTTTTCTCATGGATTCTCCCTTGAGTTCTATCCGGTGGGCGTTGTGGGTCAACCGATCCAGAATCGCATCGGCCAGGGTGGCATCGCCTATGCTGCTGTGCCATTTCGACACCGGCAGCTGGCTGGTGACGATGGTTGAACTCTGGTTGTGCCGGTCATCCATGATTTCCAGCAGGTCGTTGCGCTGGCTCTGACTCAGGGGCTCAAGGCCCCAGTCATCAAGTGTCAGCAGGTCAACCCTGGCCAGTTGCCTGAGCTGTTTCGTATAACTGCCATCGCCGTGTGCTAAGGTCATGGCTTCCAGCAACCGGGAGGTGCGGAAGTAGTGAACGCTGTAACCACGCAGACAGGCTCCGTGCCCGAAGGCACAGCTCAACCAGCTTTTACCCGTACCACAGGGGCCGGTCAGCAGCAGGTTCTGTTTGCGGCGCAGCCAGTCACAGGTGACCAGTGTCGCCATTTTCGATTTGGTGATGCCCCGTGGCTGCTCGTAGTCAATGTCTTCCAGGGTGGCCGCCAATTTGAAGCGTGCCGCCCTGAGCAACCGTGCCAACCGCTTGTTGTTGCGGTCGGCATCTTCCTGGTCAACCAGCAGGGCGAGTCGTTCTTCGAAGCTGAGCCCCTCATAGGTGCCCGGCTGCTCCTGCTGAAGCTGCAGGGCATCGGCCATACCGCTGAGTCTGAGGGCACGTAAACGGGTTATGGTTTGATTGATCATGGCCTTACCCCTCATTGGAAGAAGTCAGCGCCAGGAATGTTCTCGTGGCTGACGGTGACACGGGTTTTCTGTTCCTTTGCCGGTGTTAACGGAACCTTGTCCAGTCCGGACTGCAAGATGGAACGCACATTGGCAACCCGTCGTCCGCCACAGACAATGGCCCGATGGCAGGCAGCATTCAGACGCTGCGTACCGTATTCCCGCTCCATGTTCAGAAGCCCGAGACAGGCCCGGTAAGCCTGTTCCGGGTGTTGCTTGCTATCCAACAGTCGCTGGGTAAATCCGAGCACATCAGGCCCGATTTTCTGTGCCCAGTTCTTAAGCCGACCGGGAGTCCACTGTTGCTGTTTCTGGTGCCGGGTTGGCATGTGTTCAGGCCGGGTGGTAAAGCCACCGCTGTTATACTGCCGTACGTGGCTGGTGACCGGTTTGCCTTTGTAGAGTATCTGGACCGTGTGGTGACTGGCCCTGATTTCCACCTCTTCTTTTACCAGCTGGTGTGGTACGGAGTAGAAGTGGTCGCTGAACCGGATATGGTAATCAATGCTGACCCTGGCCACCTTGAACTCCAGGTGCTCAAAGGCCTGTCTGGGTAATGGCATCAGGGCCGGTCTGTCCAGCTCATCAAACAGACTGCGCCGACAGCCTTTTTGCTGCCGGAATGGCCGGTTATTCAGGTCTTCCAGCAAGCGTCCTATTTCCCAGTTCAGCTCTGACAGGGAGAAGAACCTGTGGTGACGCAGGCGCATCAGGATCCAGCGCTCCACCAGTTGGACGCCGACTTCTACCTTGGCCTTATCCTTGGGTTTATAAGGCCTTGCCGGCATAATCGAGCAACCAAAGTGTTCAGCCATGTGCAGGTAGCTTTGGTTGATGTCCGGGTCGTATCGGCAGGCTTTGGTCACAGCACTGCGCAGGTTATCCGGCACCAGCATTTCAGGGACACCGCCAAAGAACTTGAAGGCACGCACCTGGGAGCTGATAAAGTCGGCAGAGCCCTGGGTCCAGGAAGCCTCGGCAAAGGTGTAATTGGAGGCACCCAGGACGGCAACGAAGATCTGTGCGGGCGCGGTTTCTCCGGTTGTCTTGTTCACCACAGGCACGGTCAGGCCAGCGTAATCAACAAACAACTTCTCACCGGCCCGGTGATGCTGGCGCATGGAGCGCTTCTGTTTGTCATTCCACTGCCGGTAACGGTGACAGAACTGAGAGTAACTGTAGGCATTGTGTGGGCAGGCCTCACAGTACTCCTCCCACACCAGCTGCTTGGTCATCCCCTTAGACTTCAGCTCCTTATGAACCTCCTGCCAGTCGGGGTCGACCATATTCTGCTCAGGGCAGGTAACCGGTGCTGGAGCCAGTTTGTTGATCAGAGCCGTGTCGTCCATGCTCTCAGGCAGTGGCCAGGACAAGCCGACAGCCTCAAACCGGTTAAGGTATTTGTTAACCGCCCCGACACTGACGCGAGTGCTTCTGGATATTTGCCGGGTGCTGAGCTGGCACTCAAACCGGAGTCGAAAGATCTCCCGTAATTTACGCATTGATCCGTCATTCAGCACCCGTATCAGGAATAAATTTCCTGATACGGTCGCCCAAGAATTGAAATAATAGTCAACTGCCTTTCTTGTAATCCAACCACATGCTTTTCATGTCCATCGACCAATAGCACGTTGATACCCTGAAAGCAGAAAAACACCCAACGCGCTGTCGGGTTTTGGCAGGGTTTCCGCTTCATGTCCGGGAAAAACCGACTCTGTCGTTTTAGCTCATGCCTAATTCGATGCTGAATCGCCGCATACACTAACAGACACAGCGTCATCACCATCAGCAAGACTTCTATTCGTTCCGGTTTCTTTAAAAACAGCGAAGAAACCAGAAACTCCGGGCTCTTCAAAAACCGAAAGCCACGCTCTACTGACTGTTGTGATTTGGTAACTATTCAGCACTGAGCAAAGGCATATTACAGTAATTCCGAACAGCTCTATGAAGTGATTGATATATGTCCATTCCCTGTTTTCTGGCAGACGACAAATAGCTGCGAATCCGTGCAAACATAGAACCACCGTCTGCACTCCTGAAGCAGCCTGAGATTTTCTGCTTTAACTTGGCCATTCGAACATCCCGCTCACTGCCATTGTTATCGAAGGGAATGGTAAAATCTGACATGAAGCGCAGTGTCTCAGCCTTGAACTCAGTGAGTCGTTTGAAGAGATTGTAAGCTTTAGTATTCTTGACTTTCTTGCGCTTAAGCTCCTCTCGTTGCTTCTCCA is a window encoding:
- a CDS encoding transposase produces the protein MTKFEMVAMLTSDHQVILRELASYTTFLAGALSSTAVPTFCELLFGCMLSADGFVTQALLTIDFHCVWSSYHHWLSQGKWQWKNLARHLIRLVCSKAPENQPVVLGLDDWVIERFSDKAPACRTHHQHSKKRNRPTYIWGQCWVSLAIIFERAADEVFTAIPVISFPTPASGNTSKLKIAVAMLRVVRNEVKDRVLRLLTDCWYMNWTLIKPALEMNIEVVGQIPSNRALYALPPAPTVKKRGRPKKYGIKMTTEQVKKLPEEKATVWMYGKFRKIRYRTLICRARFLKGREVRVVWSRFENDKGLTESRIFISTNPELEGLEVLRAYSRRWPVEPMFHQLKHAFGCCHLWQQKLRTLLRWMHLKMAGYALLQLLTVCKNQACLNISRIPWRSPDTTTAGMMKIALSGIIPRFSIRKGWNRYKQKYEFNFRDLIDQLIPDNSEAA
- a CDS encoding transposase, producing MLKGVKVFTIHQNERSCSPEYAGLQKALAGLAVIEQELLMVLDNPVLPLHNNLSESQIREHVKRRKISGGTKSESGRRSRDTFASLKKTCRQYGLSFWHYLTDRLTGSGTFPRLAQKIESAAQWLSCGSSTAF
- the istB gene encoding IS21-like element helper ATPase IstB encodes the protein MINQTITRLRALRLSGMADALQLQQEQPGTYEGLSFEERLALLVDQEDADRNNKRLARLLRAARFKLAATLEDIDYEQPRGITKSKMATLVTCDWLRRKQNLLLTGPCGTGKSWLSCAFGHGACLRGYSVHYFRTSRLLEAMTLAHGDGSYTKQLRQLARVDLLTLDDWGLEPLSQSQRNDLLEIMDDRHNQSSTIVTSQLPVSKWHSSIGDATLADAILDRLTHNAHRIELKGESMRKTKAKLADREH
- the istA gene encoding IS21 family transposase, whose amino-acid sequence is MRKLREIFRLRFECQLSTRQISRSTRVSVGAVNKYLNRFEAVGLSWPLPESMDDTALINKLAPAPVTCPEQNMVDPDWQEVHKELKSKGMTKQLVWEEYCEACPHNAYSYSQFCHRYRQWNDKQKRSMRQHHRAGEKLFVDYAGLTVPVVNKTTGETAPAQIFVAVLGASNYTFAEASWTQGSADFISSQVRAFKFFGGVPEMLVPDNLRSAVTKACRYDPDINQSYLHMAEHFGCSIMPARPYKPKDKAKVEVGVQLVERWILMRLRHHRFFSLSELNWEIGRLLEDLNNRPFRQQKGCRRSLFDELDRPALMPLPRQAFEHLEFKVARVSIDYHIRFSDHFYSVPHQLVKEEVEIRASHHTVQILYKGKPVTSHVRQYNSGGFTTRPEHMPTRHQKQQQWTPGRLKNWAQKIGPDVLGFTQRLLDSKQHPEQAYRACLGLLNMEREYGTQRLNAACHRAIVCGGRRVANVRSILQSGLDKVPLTPAKEQKTRVTVSHENIPGADFFQ